From one Acidobacteriota bacterium genomic stretch:
- a CDS encoding cytochrome c oxidase subunit 3: MAAVAAARLPRREESRRTSFVGMVMALGSWTMLFVSLFFSYAVLRLGAGEWPPDGLEPLPRLLPFLNTLVLVASSFVLHAGARSEAAARPGALLSALRRTLALGSLFLALQLAVWIPLWRSGFRIESGVYGSIFYGLTVFHALHVLAGLAALLVLVPGAAKGRWVSGAQSPVRLTAMFWHFVDAVWALMFVTIYLL, encoded by the coding sequence ATGGCCGCCGTCGCCGCCGCCCGCCTCCCGCGCCGCGAGGAGTCCCGCCGGACGTCGTTCGTCGGGATGGTCATGGCGCTCGGGTCGTGGACGATGCTCTTCGTCAGCCTCTTCTTCTCGTACGCGGTCCTGCGTCTCGGCGCCGGGGAGTGGCCGCCGGACGGCCTCGAGCCGCTGCCGCGGCTCCTCCCGTTTCTGAACACGCTCGTCCTCGTCGCCTCCAGCTTCGTCCTCCACGCCGGCGCCCGCTCCGAGGCGGCGGCGCGGCCGGGCGCGCTCCTGTCGGCGCTGCGCCGCACGCTCGCGCTCGGGTCGCTCTTCCTCGCGCTCCAGCTCGCCGTCTGGATCCCTCTCTGGCGCTCCGGCTTCCGGATCGAGTCCGGCGTCTACGGGTCGATCTTCTACGGCCTCACGGTGTTCCACGCGCTGCACGTCCTCGCGGGACTCGCCGCGCTGCTCGTCCTGGTCCCGGGCGCCGCGAAGGGCCGCTGGGTCTCGGGGGCGCAGAGCCCCGTGCGCCTCACGGCGATGTTCTGGCACTTCGTGGACGCCGTCTGGGCCCTCATGTTCGTGACGATCTATCTGCTCTAG
- a CDS encoding cytochrome ubiquinol oxidase subunit I, protein MDYPIWDLAVGGGVLIGTIAILHVVVSHFAVGGGLVMAWAETSLGRRPDPALRALLKRASLMLILVSTVFGAISGVAIWFTIGLVHPAATSALIHSFVWGWAIEWAFFLLEVVTALAWYATWDRVRPRTHRLLIVLYAFAAYMSLVIIQGILGFMLTPGRWLETRGFWDGFLNPTYLPGIVFRTGVCLLLAGTYLMLAALREKDRAARTRLAGLLGRVMTVGVAVAAAGLFWWKAALPPDVAANFLGDKPLIASLGTGWRHLFIALAASAVLALLAALLPRTVRWPQAVLALVAAFGLLGGYERIREGARKPFIVRGYMFSNGILVSEVAALNREGVLSKARWAAYDAGDDSVSKGRAVFRAECASCHTLDGYLSIRKRTASADADFLTLFLTALRDDGAKWTASPPQKADYPFMPPFVGTEDEIRWLVAYLDSLKSPAAVKTAEATRAQ, encoded by the coding sequence ATGGACTACCCGATCTGGGATCTGGCGGTCGGCGGAGGGGTCCTGATCGGAACGATCGCGATCCTCCACGTCGTCGTCTCTCACTTCGCCGTCGGCGGCGGTCTCGTCATGGCGTGGGCGGAAACGTCGCTCGGCCGCCGCCCCGATCCTGCGCTGCGCGCTCTCCTGAAGCGCGCCTCGCTGATGCTGATCCTCGTCTCGACGGTCTTCGGCGCGATCTCGGGCGTGGCCATCTGGTTCACGATCGGCCTCGTCCACCCCGCGGCCACGTCGGCGCTCATCCATTCCTTCGTCTGGGGATGGGCGATCGAGTGGGCGTTCTTCCTGCTCGAGGTCGTCACGGCGCTGGCCTGGTACGCGACGTGGGACCGCGTCCGCCCCCGCACGCACCGCCTGCTGATCGTTCTCTACGCCTTCGCCGCGTACATGTCGCTCGTGATCATCCAGGGGATACTCGGGTTCATGCTGACACCGGGGCGGTGGCTGGAGACTCGCGGCTTCTGGGACGGCTTCCTCAACCCGACGTATCTCCCCGGCATCGTCTTCCGGACGGGCGTCTGCCTCCTCCTCGCCGGCACGTACCTCATGCTCGCGGCGCTCCGCGAGAAGGACCGAGCGGCGCGCACACGCCTCGCCGGCCTCCTCGGCCGGGTCATGACGGTGGGCGTCGCGGTCGCGGCCGCCGGGCTCTTCTGGTGGAAGGCTGCGCTCCCGCCCGACGTGGCGGCCAATTTTCTCGGCGACAAGCCGCTGATCGCGTCTCTCGGGACGGGCTGGCGGCACCTCTTCATCGCCCTCGCGGCTTCCGCCGTCCTCGCTCTCCTCGCCGCGCTCCTGCCGCGGACCGTCCGCTGGCCGCAGGCCGTTCTCGCGCTCGTTGCGGCGTTTGGCCTCCTCGGCGGTTACGAGAGGATCCGCGAGGGGGCGCGCAAGCCCTTCATCGTCCGGGGCTACATGTTCTCGAACGGCATTCTCGTCTCCGAGGTGGCGGCGCTCAATCGAGAGGGCGTCCTCTCGAAGGCGCGCTGGGCGGCGTACGACGCGGGGGACGATTCCGTTTCGAAGGGCCGCGCCGTCTTCCGCGCCGAGTGCGCCTCGTGCCACACGCTCGACGGTTACCTCTCGATCCGCAAGCGGACGGCCTCCGCCGATGCGGACTTCCTGACGCTGTTTCTCACGGCGCTGCGCGACGACGGAGCGAAGTGGACGGCGTCGCCGCCGCAGAAGGCCGACTACCCGTTCATGCCGCCCTTCGTCGGAACCGAGGACGAGATCCGGTGGCTCGTCGCCTATCTCGACTCCCTGAAATCCCCCGCAGCGGTGAAAACCGCGGAGGCGACCCGTGCGCAATGA
- a CDS encoding cbb3-type cytochrome c oxidase subunit I has product MGGEVTTERPRLAYAGPDFHAEQHIHPDPDSFLRRWVFSLDHKVIAKQFLWMGLAFLAIGGTMAMMIRWQLGHPGTAFPVLGELVWPQSGGVMPPQSYSSFFTMHGTIMIFFAITPILIGAFGNFCIPLMIGARDMAFPTLNMLSFWTMALSSGILVTSFFVPGGSASGGWVSYPTLSTLVGQPAPGQTLWIVAIFLAGSSSIMGAVNYITTVIRLRAPGMGYFDMPLTVWGLWLTAILNALFVPVIAAGMLLLFLDRVFGSHFFVAGMAVTKGGGDPILYQHLFWIFGHPEVYILILPAWGVVSDVLSFFSRKPAFGYKATALSMTAITVLSAVVYGHHMFVVGMSPLLSEGFMTLTMLISIPSAVFFLNWLGTMWRGSIRFTTPMLFSMGVVFVFGLGGLTGLHLGAIGTDVYLHDSYFVVGHFHLTMAASVLLGAFSAIYFWFPKLFGKMMNERLGKLHFWLTIVPIVLVFGSQLVIGYAGMQRRLYNLDSYTFLQHLQPLNLFITRAALFLGATQFLFVANFLSSLISGAKASENPWEVGTLEWTIPSPPPHHNFDEIPLVLHGPHEFSHPGVTGKDWLAQNEPLESEPAALGAVGA; this is encoded by the coding sequence ATGGGTGGCGAAGTGACGACGGAGCGCCCGAGGCTCGCGTACGCCGGTCCGGACTTTCACGCCGAGCAGCACATCCACCCCGACCCCGACTCGTTCCTGAGGCGGTGGGTGTTCTCGCTGGACCACAAGGTCATCGCGAAGCAGTTCCTCTGGATGGGGCTCGCCTTCCTCGCGATCGGCGGGACGATGGCGATGATGATCCGCTGGCAGCTCGGCCACCCGGGGACCGCGTTCCCGGTCCTCGGCGAGCTCGTGTGGCCCCAGAGCGGCGGCGTCATGCCCCCGCAGTCCTACTCGTCGTTCTTCACGATGCACGGGACGATCATGATCTTCTTCGCGATCACGCCGATCCTGATCGGCGCGTTCGGCAACTTCTGCATCCCGCTCATGATCGGCGCCCGGGACATGGCGTTCCCGACCCTGAACATGCTCTCGTTCTGGACGATGGCGCTCTCGAGCGGCATCCTCGTCACGTCGTTCTTCGTCCCGGGCGGCTCCGCGTCGGGAGGCTGGGTGTCCTACCCGACGCTCTCGACCCTCGTCGGACAGCCGGCCCCGGGCCAGACGCTCTGGATCGTCGCGATCTTCCTCGCGGGCTCGTCGTCGATCATGGGCGCGGTCAACTACATCACGACCGTCATCCGCCTCCGCGCGCCCGGCATGGGCTACTTCGACATGCCGCTCACCGTGTGGGGCCTGTGGCTCACGGCGATCCTCAACGCGCTCTTCGTCCCCGTGATCGCGGCGGGCATGCTGCTCCTCTTCCTCGACCGCGTCTTCGGAAGCCACTTCTTCGTGGCCGGCATGGCCGTGACGAAGGGCGGCGGCGACCCGATCCTCTACCAGCACCTCTTCTGGATCTTCGGGCACCCCGAGGTCTACATCCTCATCCTCCCCGCGTGGGGCGTCGTGTCCGACGTCCTCTCGTTCTTCTCCCGCAAGCCCGCGTTCGGTTACAAGGCGACCGCCCTCTCGATGACCGCCATCACGGTGCTCTCGGCGGTCGTCTACGGCCACCACATGTTCGTGGTCGGCATGAGCCCGCTCCTCTCGGAGGGCTTCATGACGCTGACGATGCTCATCTCGATCCCGTCGGCGGTCTTCTTCCTGAACTGGCTCGGCACGATGTGGCGCGGCTCGATCCGCTTCACGACGCCGATGCTCTTCTCGATGGGCGTCGTCTTCGTGTTCGGCCTCGGCGGCCTCACGGGCCTGCACCTCGGCGCGATCGGCACGGACGTCTACCTGCACGACTCGTACTTCGTCGTCGGGCACTTCCACCTCACGATGGCGGCGTCCGTGCTGCTCGGCGCGTTCTCGGCGATCTACTTCTGGTTCCCGAAGCTCTTCGGAAAGATGATGAACGAGAGACTCGGGAAGCTTCACTTCTGGCTCACGATCGTCCCGATCGTCCTCGTCTTCGGCTCCCAGCTCGTCATCGGGTACGCGGGAATGCAGCGCCGCCTCTACAACCTCGACTCCTACACGTTCCTCCAGCATCTGCAGCCGCTGAACCTGTTCATCACGCGCGCAGCGCTCTTCCTGGGCGCGACGCAGTTTCTCTTCGTCGCGAACTTCCTCTCGAGCCTGATCTCGGGGGCGAAGGCCTCGGAGAACCCCTGGGAAGTCGGCACGCTCGAGTGGACGATTCCCTCCCCGCCCCCGCACCACAACTTCGACGAGATCCCGCTCGTCCTCCACGGGCCGCACGAGTTCAGCCACCCCGGCGTCACCGGGAAGGACTGGCTCGCGCAGAACGAGCCCCTCGAGTCCGAACCCGCCGCGCTCGGAGCCGTCGGAGCCTGA
- a CDS encoding c-type cytochrome, whose amino-acid sequence MKVGTRVAAGGVGALLGALLLLGSGCSGPGARFSKSQTLGGKRVSARRLNHGRELFVTYCAACHGLEGDGKGPAAVGLRPPPRNFKQGQFKFAAVASGQLPNDEDFLNTIQMGLHGTAMLPWNDVPERDLLDIVQYLKTLSPKWAEKTAGEPIVPSPDPYGAARKAEAITRGMKVYHGFAQCLSCHPAYETPATIQAASLELSKRETTLRPDPYHASPKESDYGFKIMPPDFTRDHVRSGEALTDFYRTIASGIGGTAMPTWKGALPEEDIWAMAYYVRSLIDIKNTPEADARRAKLVAMAPPEATTASR is encoded by the coding sequence ATGAAGGTTGGAACGCGGGTCGCGGCGGGCGGGGTCGGTGCGCTTCTTGGCGCGCTTCTTCTGCTCGGTTCGGGATGCTCGGGTCCGGGCGCCCGTTTCTCGAAGTCCCAGACGCTCGGCGGCAAGCGCGTTTCCGCCCGCCGCCTCAACCACGGCCGCGAGCTGTTCGTGACGTACTGCGCCGCATGCCACGGCCTCGAGGGCGACGGGAAGGGACCGGCCGCCGTCGGCCTCCGCCCGCCGCCGCGCAACTTCAAGCAGGGGCAGTTCAAGTTCGCGGCCGTCGCGAGCGGCCAGCTCCCGAACGACGAGGATTTCCTGAATACCATCCAGATGGGCCTTCACGGTACCGCCATGCTCCCCTGGAACGACGTGCCGGAGCGCGACCTCCTCGACATCGTCCAGTACCTCAAGACGCTCTCGCCGAAGTGGGCCGAGAAGACTGCCGGCGAGCCGATCGTCCCGTCCCCCGACCCGTACGGCGCCGCGCGGAAGGCCGAAGCGATCACGCGTGGGATGAAGGTCTACCACGGCTTCGCGCAGTGCCTCTCGTGTCACCCGGCCTACGAGACGCCGGCGACGATCCAGGCCGCGAGCCTCGAACTCAGCAAACGCGAGACGACGCTGCGGCCCGACCCGTACCACGCCTCTCCCAAGGAAAGCGACTACGGCTTCAAAATCATGCCGCCCGACTTCACGCGCGACCACGTCCGTTCGGGCGAGGCGCTGACCGACTTCTACCGCACGATCGCCTCGGGCATCGGCGGCACGGCGATGCCGACGTGGAAGGGCGCCCTCCCCGAGGAGGACATCTGGGCGATGGCGTACTACGTGCGGTCGCTCATCGACATCAAGAACACGCCCGAGGCCGACGCGCGCCGCGCCAAGCTCGTCGCGATGGCGCCGCCGGAAGCGACGACCGCCTCCCGATGA
- the smc gene encoding chromosome segregation protein SMC, translating into MFRLKKLDIQGFKSFVDKTSVTLPTRITAIVGPNGSGKSNICDAVQWVLGEQSARNLRGTTMEDVIFNGAARRRPLGMAEVTITLESRSGEEWAETGGEVTIARRVTRDGESDYIVNGKRSRLKDVQEILTGTGLGVRAYSIIEQQKIDLILSTKPQDRRRLIEEAAGVSKYKIRKRQAEVKLEETRGNLLRLTDIVSEIDRTCASLKRQASRAARWKEQADVLAAEKRRLARLRADRLTSGFTEGEKALAAATDAEAAALTELGRLEAELAEARRLADEDERAVREAGDAFAHAREALLAAEAAAAAAAREAEEAAARRELLEGQKKETEADHVRFVEEAGRGAKLREETEAELAKADEAARKAAEALMAAAAKETDVTGRREGARRDLLAASGRSAEAANRERETALLEDRLVFALAKLEERKGRASEVLAGRRAAVEDAARLVASASETLDAARAKLEGATHGRRAAEEQLSVLKTSREALVASLHAAAVRTAALETTLASREAGGESARRALVAAGVSPAGVLADHFEAASGYETALDAALGAALEAPVLESRSALDAALRAVREGKLGTARFVHPLEDTPFPLKPADPRVKGIARELLSPKSAKAPASALPDAVVVANVDDALAIAAIHPERTIVTESGVVVRGAVVEAAGTDVPGEGLFTVRRDLKNLAGEREAIDAKLAASDASIAALTLQAGSFAATLDEAVAAARAAEREHSEALAKAAAAREEEERARKETAVLEDEERGLAADLGRAKESRAEAARLAAARAAEMATVERTLAELETALDAARAARLEAAEADAASRNARDVLTERVRALTDAAASADDRAREAARRVAELADALVEVETRRTHALGTGAASAAALAAASAAAGAAETRRADVDGAAAGRREARTGAETLSAAAREALDAARRARFDADLALERRRADQDHLVETCRAEFGCLPGELPALERTAEELAVAEDVFEAQLAEDVVQKTLSLERLGPVNHAALEEYDVEHARFVELSGQKADLEASLAQILETIKTINQTSSVRFQEAFAAVNANFGAVFQRLFHGGTASMHLLDEDDPLDSGLEIMAQPPGKRNQTIGLLSGGEKALTAIALLVAIFKYKPSPFCILDEVDAPLDEANIDRFTSLLVELSEETQFVLITHNKRTMETAQALYGVTQEEPGVSKLVSVRFD; encoded by the coding sequence ATGTTTCGACTGAAGAAACTCGACATCCAGGGCTTCAAGTCCTTCGTGGACAAGACCTCGGTCACGCTCCCGACGCGCATCACCGCCATCGTCGGCCCGAACGGCTCGGGCAAGTCCAACATCTGCGACGCCGTCCAGTGGGTCCTCGGCGAGCAGTCCGCGCGCAACCTGCGCGGCACGACGATGGAAGACGTCATTTTCAACGGCGCCGCGCGCCGCCGCCCGCTCGGGATGGCGGAGGTCACGATCACGCTCGAGTCGCGCAGCGGCGAGGAGTGGGCCGAGACCGGCGGCGAGGTCACGATCGCGCGCCGCGTCACGCGCGACGGCGAGAGCGACTACATCGTGAACGGCAAGCGCTCGCGCCTGAAAGACGTGCAGGAAATCCTCACGGGCACGGGCCTCGGCGTCCGCGCGTACTCGATCATCGAGCAACAGAAGATCGACCTGATCCTCTCGACGAAGCCGCAGGACCGGCGGCGCCTCATCGAGGAAGCCGCGGGCGTCTCGAAGTACAAGATCAGGAAGCGCCAGGCCGAGGTCAAGCTCGAGGAGACGCGCGGCAATCTCCTGCGCCTCACGGACATCGTCTCGGAGATCGACCGCACGTGCGCGTCGCTCAAGCGCCAGGCTTCCCGCGCCGCGCGCTGGAAGGAGCAGGCCGACGTCCTCGCCGCAGAGAAGCGGCGGCTCGCGCGCCTGCGCGCGGACCGGCTCACGTCCGGCTTCACCGAGGGCGAGAAGGCCCTCGCCGCCGCGACGGATGCCGAGGCCGCGGCCCTCACCGAGCTCGGCCGCCTCGAGGCTGAGCTCGCGGAAGCCCGCCGCCTCGCCGACGAGGACGAGCGCGCGGTGCGCGAGGCAGGCGACGCGTTCGCGCACGCCCGCGAGGCCCTGCTCGCCGCCGAGGCCGCCGCGGCCGCGGCCGCGCGCGAGGCCGAGGAAGCCGCGGCCCGCCGCGAGCTCCTCGAGGGCCAGAAGAAGGAGACCGAGGCGGACCACGTTCGCTTCGTCGAGGAGGCCGGCCGCGGCGCGAAATTGCGCGAGGAGACCGAAGCCGAGCTCGCGAAGGCCGACGAGGCCGCGCGAAAAGCCGCGGAAGCCCTCATGGCCGCCGCCGCGAAGGAAACGGACGTCACGGGCCGCCGCGAGGGCGCGCGCCGCGACCTCCTCGCCGCCTCCGGGCGCTCGGCCGAGGCCGCAAACCGCGAGCGCGAAACGGCTCTCCTCGAGGATCGCCTCGTCTTCGCGCTCGCGAAGCTCGAGGAGCGGAAGGGCCGGGCGAGCGAGGTCCTCGCGGGCCGCCGCGCCGCCGTCGAGGACGCCGCGCGCCTCGTCGCCTCCGCCTCGGAAACGCTCGACGCCGCGCGCGCGAAGCTCGAGGGCGCGACGCACGGCCGCAGGGCCGCCGAGGAGCAGCTCTCCGTCCTGAAGACGTCCCGCGAGGCGCTCGTCGCTTCGCTCCACGCCGCCGCCGTCCGGACGGCCGCCCTCGAGACGACGCTCGCCTCGCGCGAGGCGGGCGGCGAGTCCGCGCGCCGTGCGCTCGTCGCGGCGGGCGTCTCCCCCGCCGGCGTCCTCGCCGACCACTTCGAAGCCGCATCCGGCTACGAGACGGCGCTCGACGCGGCTCTCGGAGCCGCTCTCGAGGCCCCGGTGCTCGAGAGTCGCAGCGCTCTCGACGCCGCCCTGCGTGCCGTCCGCGAGGGGAAGCTCGGCACCGCGCGGTTCGTCCACCCGCTCGAAGACACGCCGTTCCCGCTCAAGCCCGCCGACCCGAGGGTCAAGGGCATCGCCCGTGAGCTCCTCTCCCCGAAGTCCGCGAAGGCGCCCGCCTCGGCACTGCCGGACGCCGTCGTCGTCGCGAACGTCGACGACGCCCTCGCGATCGCGGCCATCCACCCCGAGAGGACGATCGTCACGGAGTCCGGCGTCGTCGTGCGCGGCGCCGTCGTCGAGGCCGCCGGCACCGACGTGCCCGGCGAGGGCCTCTTCACGGTTCGGCGCGACCTCAAGAACCTCGCCGGCGAGCGCGAGGCGATCGACGCGAAGCTCGCGGCGTCCGACGCCTCGATCGCGGCGCTCACGCTGCAGGCCGGCAGCTTCGCCGCGACGCTCGACGAGGCCGTCGCGGCGGCTCGCGCCGCCGAGCGCGAGCACTCCGAGGCCCTCGCGAAGGCGGCCGCCGCCCGCGAGGAGGAGGAGCGCGCCCGCAAGGAGACCGCCGTCCTCGAGGACGAGGAGCGGGGCCTCGCGGCCGACCTCGGCCGCGCGAAGGAGAGCCGCGCGGAGGCGGCGCGCCTCGCGGCCGCCCGCGCCGCCGAGATGGCCACCGTCGAGCGGACGCTCGCCGAGCTCGAGACCGCGCTCGACGCGGCCCGCGCCGCGCGCCTCGAGGCGGCCGAAGCGGACGCCGCCTCTCGAAACGCAAGGGATGTCCTGACCGAGCGCGTGCGCGCGCTCACCGACGCCGCCGCGTCCGCCGACGACCGCGCGCGCGAGGCCGCCCGCCGCGTGGCCGAGCTCGCCGACGCCCTCGTCGAGGTCGAGACCAGGAGGACGCACGCCCTCGGGACGGGCGCCGCCTCCGCCGCCGCCCTCGCCGCCGCCTCCGCCGCCGCGGGGGCCGCCGAGACGCGTCGGGCCGACGTGGACGGCGCAGCCGCGGGACGAAGGGAAGCGCGCACCGGCGCCGAGACGCTCAGCGCCGCGGCCCGCGAGGCTCTCGACGCGGCCCGCCGCGCGCGCTTCGATGCGGACCTCGCGCTCGAGCGCCGCCGCGCCGACCAGGACCACCTCGTCGAGACCTGCCGCGCCGAGTTCGGCTGCCTCCCCGGCGAGCTGCCCGCCCTCGAGAGGACCGCGGAGGAACTGGCCGTCGCCGAGGACGTCTTCGAGGCCCAGCTCGCCGAGGACGTCGTCCAGAAGACGCTCTCCCTCGAGCGCCTCGGCCCCGTGAACCACGCGGCCCTCGAGGAATACGACGTCGAGCACGCGCGCTTCGTCGAGCTCTCCGGCCAGAAGGCCGACCTCGAGGCCTCCCTCGCGCAGATCCTGGAGACGATCAAGACGATCAACCAGACGTCGTCGGTCCGATTCCAGGAGGCGTTCGCGGCCGTCAACGCGAACTTCGGCGCCGTCTTCCAGCGGCTCTTCCACGGCGGCACCGCTTCGATGCACCTTCTCGACGAGGACGACCCGCTGGACTCGGGCCTCGAGATCATGGCGCAGCCCCCCGGCAAGCGGAACCAGACGATCGGCCTCCTGTCGGGCGGCGAGAAGGCGCTCACGGCCATCGCGCTCCTCGTCGCGATCTTCAAGTACAAGCCGTCGCCCTTCTGCATCCTCGACGAGGTCGACGCCCCCCTGGACGAGGCGAACATCGACCGCTTCACGTCCCTCCTCGTGGAGCTGTCCGAGGAAACGCAGTTCGTCCTCATCACGCACAACAAGAGGACGATGGAGACCGCGCAGGCGCTCTACGGCGTGACCCAGGAAGAGCCCGGGGTCTCGAAGCTCGTCAGCGTCCGGTTCGACTAG
- a CDS encoding cytochrome C oxidase subunit II, whose protein sequence is MSQEGPLHRLVRRGASRTSRSLAFLLPFLVSAAALAGPSAPYAPPRDVSTEGHRVTWLFWYTTGLGIVAFTLVCGSLAFIVARYRARAGHRAVYDKGTDRRSLVVTGSLALLVFLSIDLVLVHRSRADIEEYLFKWPTSADTVRIEVMPQQWAWNFRYAGADGVFNTADDVVTLNEMWIPKGRPIFLNLKAKDVIHSFYVPNFRIKQDANPGHVTRMWFQAKETGSMEIACSQLCGWAHYKMKADLTVMENDAFERWYAEAQGDAKRRFDAADTEAQWGWEWVAK, encoded by the coding sequence ATGTCTCAGGAAGGTCCTCTGCACCGCCTCGTCCGGCGGGGGGCGTCCCGCACGTCGCGGAGCCTCGCGTTCCTGCTCCCGTTCCTCGTCTCCGCGGCCGCCCTCGCGGGGCCGTCCGCGCCGTACGCGCCGCCCCGCGACGTGTCCACGGAAGGCCACCGGGTCACCTGGCTCTTCTGGTACACGACCGGCCTCGGGATCGTCGCCTTCACGCTCGTCTGCGGGAGCCTCGCCTTCATCGTCGCGCGTTACCGCGCACGGGCTGGGCACCGCGCCGTGTACGACAAGGGAACGGACCGCCGGAGCCTCGTCGTCACGGGATCGCTCGCGCTCCTCGTCTTTCTCTCGATCGACCTCGTGCTCGTCCACCGGTCGCGCGCCGACATCGAGGAGTACCTGTTCAAGTGGCCGACGTCGGCCGACACCGTCCGGATCGAGGTCATGCCGCAGCAGTGGGCGTGGAACTTCCGGTACGCGGGCGCCGACGGCGTCTTCAACACGGCCGACGACGTCGTGACGCTGAACGAGATGTGGATCCCGAAGGGCCGCCCGATCTTCCTGAACCTGAAGGCCAAGGACGTCATCCACAGCTTCTACGTCCCGAACTTCCGCATCAAGCAGGACGCGAACCCGGGCCACGTGACCCGGATGTGGTTCCAGGCGAAGGAGACCGGTTCGATGGAGATTGCCTGCTCGCAGCTCTGCGGCTGGGCCCACTACAAGATGAAGGCCGACCTCACGGTGATGGAGAACGACGCGTTCGAGCGCTGGTACGCCGAGGCGCAGGGCGACGCGAAGCGCCGGTTCGACGCGGCCGACACGGAGGCCCAGTGGGGATGGGAATGGGTGGCGAAGTGA
- a CDS encoding cytochrome C oxidase subunit IV family protein produces the protein MSDHASTHDDSPAAYVRFGPLKMRREYFMVLIVLSVLTVAEIGVASLKMDRRVMAVLLIGMALTKAAYVGLYYMHLKHEKRGLLWMAAIPLPLAGLYAAALMLDGAHLLRVATLPWVHH, from the coding sequence ATGAGCGACCACGCCTCGACCCACGACGATTCCCCGGCCGCATACGTCCGCTTCGGGCCCCTGAAGATGCGGCGCGAGTACTTCATGGTCCTCATCGTCCTTTCCGTGCTGACGGTCGCGGAAATCGGCGTCGCGAGCCTCAAGATGGACCGCCGCGTCATGGCGGTCCTGCTGATCGGGATGGCCCTCACGAAGGCGGCTTACGTCGGCCTCTACTACATGCACCTCAAGCACGAGAAGCGGGGTCTGCTCTGGATGGCCGCGATCCCGCTCCCGCTTGCCGGCCTCTACGCCGCCGCCCTCATGCTCGACGGCGCGCACCTGCTGCGCGTCGCGACGCTCCCGTGGGTCCACCACTGA
- a CDS encoding heme-copper oxidase subunit III, which translates to MSAPSEAFLAAPGATPRNAPTFGAATTGKVGMWVFLVTDAMTFAGLLLAYAILRAGNPKWPLPSTVLGIPFTGIMTFVLILSSVTMVQALDAAKHGERRQTALWLFATALGGAFFLGGQVYEYAHLIHHGFTLPSGNFPATFYVVTSFHGAHVFTGVCYLLITAIGVLRGKFLDNGANVVEITGLFWHFVDLIWILVFTFIYLI; encoded by the coding sequence ATGAGCGCACCGTCTGAGGCCTTCCTCGCCGCACCGGGAGCCACGCCCCGAAACGCGCCGACCTTCGGCGCCGCCACGACCGGCAAGGTCGGAATGTGGGTCTTCCTCGTCACGGACGCGATGACGTTCGCGGGCCTCCTCCTCGCCTACGCGATCCTCCGGGCCGGCAACCCGAAGTGGCCCCTGCCGTCCACCGTCCTCGGGATTCCGTTCACGGGCATCATGACGTTCGTCCTGATCCTCTCGAGCGTCACGATGGTCCAGGCGCTGGACGCGGCCAAACACGGCGAGCGCCGGCAGACCGCCCTCTGGCTCTTCGCCACCGCGCTCGGCGGAGCGTTCTTCCTGGGCGGGCAGGTCTACGAGTACGCGCACCTCATCCACCACGGGTTCACGCTGCCCTCCGGCAACTTTCCGGCGACCTTCTACGTGGTCACGAGCTTCCACGGCGCGCACGTCTTCACGGGCGTCTGCTACCTCCTGATCACGGCGATCGGGGTCCTGCGCGGAAAGTTTCTCGACAACGGCGCGAACGTCGTCGAGATCACGGGGCTGTTCTGGCACTTCGTCGACCTGATCTGGATCCTCGTCTTCACGTTCATCTACCTCATCTGA